From Streptomyces qinzhouensis, one genomic window encodes:
- a CDS encoding lipid-transfer protein — translation MAGLKDATAIAGIGRTAFAKQLPESERTLACRAIVAALDDAGIAASEVDAFASYTMEETDEVEIAKAIGAGDVTFFSKVGYGGGGSCATLAHLAAAIATGQASVGVAWRSRKRGSGPRPWRNTAAQLPTPGQWTRPFGLLRPADEIGMLARRYMHEYGATRDHLFNVALACRNRANQNPAAMMYDRPLTRDMYMNSRWISEPLCLFDNCLETDGALACVVVSAERARDCRQKPVYLHSVAQGLPAQHHGMVNYWNDSPLTGPAWTAARQLWKTADFGPEDVDVAQIYDAFTPLIPLSLEGYGFCGRGEGAAFTEGGALETGGRLPINTAGGGLSEAYVHGFNLITEGVRQLRGTSTAQVPAAATCLVTAGEGVPTSAVLLRS, via the coding sequence GTGGCCGGTCTCAAGGACGCGACGGCGATAGCCGGTATAGGCCGTACGGCCTTCGCGAAACAGTTGCCCGAATCGGAGCGGACCCTCGCCTGCCGGGCGATCGTCGCCGCCCTCGACGACGCCGGGATCGCCGCTTCCGAGGTGGACGCCTTCGCCTCGTACACGATGGAGGAGACCGACGAGGTCGAGATCGCCAAGGCGATCGGCGCCGGGGACGTCACCTTCTTCTCCAAGGTCGGCTACGGCGGCGGCGGTTCCTGTGCCACCCTCGCCCATCTCGCCGCGGCCATCGCCACCGGGCAGGCGAGCGTGGGCGTCGCCTGGCGGTCCCGCAAACGCGGCAGCGGCCCCCGCCCCTGGCGGAACACCGCGGCCCAGCTGCCCACCCCCGGCCAGTGGACCCGCCCCTTCGGGCTGCTGCGCCCCGCCGACGAGATCGGCATGCTCGCCCGCCGCTATATGCACGAGTACGGCGCCACCCGCGACCATCTCTTCAATGTCGCCCTCGCCTGCCGCAACCGGGCCAACCAGAACCCCGCGGCGATGATGTACGACCGCCCCCTCACCCGCGATATGTACATGAACTCGCGGTGGATCAGCGAGCCGCTCTGCCTCTTCGACAACTGTCTGGAGACCGACGGCGCACTCGCCTGTGTCGTCGTCTCCGCCGAGCGCGCCCGGGACTGCCGACAGAAGCCCGTCTATCTCCACTCCGTCGCCCAGGGCCTGCCCGCCCAGCACCACGGCATGGTCAACTACTGGAACGACTCCCCGCTCACCGGCCCCGCCTGGACCGCCGCCCGCCAGCTGTGGAAGACCGCCGACTTCGGCCCCGAGGACGTCGACGTCGCCCAGATCTACGACGCCTTCACCCCGCTGATCCCGCTCTCCCTGGAGGGCTACGGCTTCTGCGGACGCGGCGAGGGCGCGGCCTTCACCGAGGGCGGGGCGCTGGAGACCGGCGGCCGGCTGCCGATCAACACCGCGGGCGGCGGCCTCTCCGAGGCGTACGTCCACGGCTTCAACCTGATCACCGAGGGGGTACGGCAACTGCGCGGCACCTCCACCGCCCAGGTGCCGGCCGCGGCGACCTGCCTGGTCACGGCGGGCGAGGGCGTGCCCACATCGGCCGTACTGCTGAGGAGCTGA
- a CDS encoding Zn-ribbon domain-containing OB-fold protein: MTLLSPVVDGDGAPFWEYAARGELRVQTCADCAEPRFPPRPCCPHCQSFGADWRPVSGRGRIWSYVVPHPPLLPGYAELAPYNAVLVELADAPRIRLAGNVVAAADAPLNSVDPARLRIGAGVRVVFAPPDEQGLRLPRWLLERP; the protein is encoded by the coding sequence ATGACCCTGCTGAGTCCGGTCGTCGACGGGGACGGCGCGCCCTTCTGGGAGTACGCGGCCCGCGGCGAACTCCGCGTCCAGACCTGCGCCGACTGCGCCGAACCGCGGTTCCCGCCACGGCCGTGCTGCCCTCACTGCCAGTCCTTCGGCGCCGACTGGCGGCCGGTGAGCGGTCGGGGCCGGATCTGGTCGTACGTCGTCCCGCATCCGCCGCTGCTGCCCGGCTACGCCGAACTGGCCCCGTACAACGCCGTACTCGTCGAACTCGCCGACGCCCCTCGGATCCGGCTGGCGGGCAATGTGGTGGCGGCCGCGGACGCGCCGCTGAACTCGGTCGACCCGGCGAGGCTGCGGATCGGGGCGGGGGTACGGGTGGTGTTCGCGCCCCCCGACGAGCAGGGACTTCGGCTGCCGCGCTGGCTGCTGGAGCGGCCGTGA
- a CDS encoding enoyl-CoA hydratase/isomerase family protein, with translation MTGASAEAAGPGVRVDSEAVAETGVAVVVLDRPARLNAIDLAAAAALAAVWRSFRHDDTVRAVVLTGSGTRAFCTGIDRSVRVPQPTSPYSIDDPLLTIGPKANDLWKPVVAAVEGLACGGAFYLLGECEFLIASREARFFDPHTAYGMVSAYESVLMAQRMPYGEAARLALTGTAERLSATRAYETGLVSELTEPGGARAAALRVAAVIAAQPPHAVQGTVRALWAARDAARNHALALAPQLIALGNLRPDEQARLFEGRKEGGADYRLR, from the coding sequence GTGACCGGCGCTTCGGCGGAAGCCGCCGGGCCCGGGGTCCGGGTCGACAGCGAGGCCGTCGCCGAAACCGGGGTCGCGGTCGTCGTCCTCGACCGGCCCGCCCGGCTCAACGCGATCGACCTGGCCGCGGCCGCCGCGCTCGCCGCGGTCTGGCGCTCCTTCCGCCACGACGACACCGTCCGAGCGGTCGTCCTCACCGGCTCGGGCACCCGGGCCTTCTGCACCGGAATCGACCGCTCGGTACGGGTGCCGCAGCCCACGTCCCCGTACAGCATCGACGATCCGCTGCTCACCATCGGCCCCAAGGCCAACGACCTGTGGAAGCCGGTCGTCGCCGCGGTCGAGGGCCTGGCCTGCGGCGGGGCGTTCTATCTGCTCGGAGAGTGCGAGTTCCTGATCGCCTCGCGCGAGGCGCGGTTCTTCGACCCGCATACGGCCTACGGCATGGTCAGCGCGTACGAGTCGGTGCTGATGGCCCAGCGGATGCCGTACGGGGAAGCGGCCCGGCTGGCGCTGACGGGCACCGCGGAACGGCTCTCCGCGACCCGGGCGTACGAGACGGGGCTGGTCTCCGAGCTGACGGAGCCCGGCGGGGCGCGGGCGGCCGCGCTGCGGGTCGCGGCGGTGATCGCGGCCCAGCCCCCGCACGCGGTCCAGGGCACCGTACGAGCACTGTGGGCCGCCCGCGATGCGGCCCGCAACCACGCCCTGGCCCTGGCACCGCAGCTGATCGCCCTGGGGAATCTCCGCCCGGACGAGCAGGCCCGGCTGTTCGAGGGGCGGAAGGAGGGCGGGGCGGACTACCGGCTGCGGTGA
- a CDS encoding serine hydrolase domain-containing protein, whose amino-acid sequence MTEAPETGLRALLADGVRQGQATGVVGLVARGGAAELAVAGSRTLGGPDDIAPDTVFRLASLTKMVTAAAVLLLVDEGRIALRDPVARWLPELAAPMVVRTPDAPADDVLPAVRPITVCDLLTARAGWGFPADFSLPAVQALVNGLRQNPPGPDGVPAPDDWLADLARIPLLHQPGEQFLYNTTSDVQGVLIARVTGQPLAEFLAERFFEPLGMADSAFSVPAAKLDRFTALYRPGEADGGAALSLWDAPDGQWSREPAFASGAGGLVGTAGDVLAFLTMVLERGKGPDGRRILTPESVRLMSTDHLTAGQREAGSMFLEGQGWGFGGSVDVEPSQPWNVPGRYGWIGGTGTAAHLTPSTGTIAILLTNAALAGPSAPPLMTDFWRYAARR is encoded by the coding sequence ATGACGGAGGCACCGGAGACCGGGCTGCGAGCCCTGCTGGCGGACGGGGTACGGCAGGGGCAGGCGACCGGGGTCGTCGGGCTGGTCGCCCGCGGCGGCGCCGCCGAACTCGCCGTCGCGGGCAGCCGCACCCTCGGCGGGCCCGACGACATCGCCCCCGACACCGTCTTCCGGCTCGCGTCCCTCACCAAGATGGTCACCGCCGCCGCCGTGCTCCTCCTCGTCGACGAGGGACGGATCGCCCTGCGGGACCCGGTGGCCCGGTGGCTGCCCGAACTGGCCGCGCCGATGGTGGTACGGACCCCGGACGCGCCCGCCGACGACGTCCTCCCGGCCGTCCGGCCGATCACCGTCTGTGATCTGCTCACCGCCCGCGCCGGCTGGGGATTCCCCGCGGACTTCTCCCTGCCCGCCGTCCAGGCGCTCGTCAACGGGCTGCGGCAGAACCCGCCCGGGCCCGACGGTGTCCCCGCCCCCGACGACTGGCTGGCGGATCTGGCCCGGATTCCGCTGCTCCACCAGCCGGGCGAGCAGTTCCTGTACAACACCACGTCCGATGTTCAGGGTGTGCTGATCGCCCGGGTGACCGGGCAGCCGCTGGCGGAGTTCCTCGCCGAGCGGTTCTTCGAACCGCTGGGGATGGCCGATAGCGCGTTCAGCGTCCCGGCGGCGAAACTCGACCGTTTCACCGCGCTCTACCGGCCGGGTGAAGCGGATGGCGGGGCCGCGCTCTCCCTCTGGGACGCCCCCGACGGCCAGTGGAGCCGGGAGCCCGCTTTCGCCTCCGGTGCGGGCGGTCTGGTCGGCACCGCCGGCGATGTGCTGGCCTTTCTGACCATGGTGCTCGAACGCGGGAAGGGCCCGGACGGCCGCCGGATCCTGACCCCGGAGTCCGTACGGCTGATGAGCACCGACCATCTGACCGCGGGCCAGCGCGAGGCCGGGTCGATGTTCCTGGAGGGACAGGGCTGGGGCTTCGGCGGCTCGGTCGATGTCGAACCGTCCCAGCCGTGGAATGTTCCCGGCCGCTACGGCTGGATCGGCGGCACCGGTACCGCCGCCCATCTCACGCCGTCGACCGGCACGATCGCGATCCTGCTCACCAATGCCGCTCTGGCCGGCCCGAGCGCGCCCCCGCTGATGACCGACTTCTGGCGGTACGCGGCCCGCCGGTGA
- a CDS encoding serine/threonine-protein kinase: MEQLTQHDPRRIGPFEVLGRLGAGGMGLVYLARSASGRRVAIKTVRTELAEDQLFRVRFTREVEAARAVSGFYTAAVVDADPRAAVPWLATAYVPAPSLEEIVNECGPLPARGVRWLAAGIAEALQSIHGAGLVHRDLKPSNVLVVEDGPRVIDFGIASGVSNTRLTMTNVAVGTPAYMSPEQARDSRSVTGASDVFSLGSTLVFAATGHAPFHGANPVETVFMLLREGPNLEGMEPELRPLIESCMGMDAAGRPSPEDLQAQLAPHLFASGGDDSGTASAWLPGRVVAMIEERRGGRTTQLPATSPPRPPGPPPAPGPGSGQQAAGPGGRHAGPQLVPPQPAQPPRANPGWARQPSEDPRTGAAAPVAAALSVQLPGVAAPIGPGLRLADAVGPLPGSPPGTGWVRRPTGQFNGVTPAPVLPPAPPTPSSPSLLPDGTGRWRPWRFRMSNDVWGTPIVDGGLLYVTSFEVHALDTGTGRRQFKTRDVAWSMALEGGRIHASDGPSLYALDAADGRERWRLSTDSWVYSLQADRGTVLTGTRGGGVQAWEASGGDRLWELTGAQSEFETVEGGPVIAGDTVYVWKEARLRALEARTGTERWSYPVGDAASCGNVPVRIHPASDGFVYVSAGARVIALDIATGRVRWHFEAPAVFLSPPAFAAGPAVAGGGVYLADYLGTVYALDATTGKDRWRIATEARQSTEPVLVTGGNVHVGSGSALYTLNAVTGTPLWRFAAGGEVVGAPVAADGRVHFGSADHVLYTLDATGGQLRWKLATGGEITGSPVVRDGVVYACSKDRCVYALDAVKGTATGRR; encoded by the coding sequence ATGGAGCAGCTTACTCAGCACGACCCTAGACGGATCGGTCCGTTCGAGGTCCTGGGCCGGCTCGGTGCCGGGGGCATGGGGCTGGTCTATCTCGCCCGGTCCGCGTCGGGCCGCCGGGTGGCCATCAAGACCGTCCGTACCGAACTCGCCGAGGACCAGCTCTTCCGGGTCCGCTTCACCCGTGAGGTAGAGGCGGCGCGGGCCGTCAGCGGCTTCTATACGGCGGCCGTCGTCGACGCCGATCCACGGGCCGCGGTGCCCTGGCTGGCCACGGCCTACGTTCCCGCGCCCTCGCTGGAAGAGATAGTGAACGAGTGCGGGCCGCTGCCCGCCCGGGGCGTGCGCTGGCTGGCGGCGGGTATCGCCGAGGCCCTCCAGTCCATTCACGGCGCCGGGCTCGTCCACCGCGACCTCAAGCCGTCGAACGTCCTCGTCGTCGAGGACGGACCCCGGGTGATCGACTTCGGGATCGCCTCCGGGGTCTCCAACACCCGGCTGACCATGACGAACGTCGCCGTCGGCACACCCGCCTACATGTCGCCCGAACAGGCCAGGGACTCCCGCAGCGTCACCGGTGCCAGCGATGTCTTCTCGCTGGGCTCCACCCTGGTCTTCGCGGCCACCGGTCATGCGCCCTTCCACGGCGCGAACCCGGTGGAGACCGTTTTCATGCTGCTGCGTGAGGGGCCCAATCTGGAGGGCATGGAGCCCGAGCTGCGGCCTCTGATCGAATCCTGCATGGGCATGGACGCGGCGGGCCGCCCGTCCCCGGAGGATCTCCAGGCCCAGCTCGCGCCCCATCTCTTCGCCTCCGGCGGCGACGACAGCGGTACGGCGTCGGCATGGCTGCCGGGCCGGGTGGTCGCGATGATCGAGGAACGGCGCGGTGGCCGGACGACGCAGCTGCCCGCGACGAGCCCGCCGCGGCCGCCCGGTCCGCCGCCGGCCCCGGGCCCCGGCTCCGGGCAGCAGGCCGCCGGGCCCGGGGGGCGGCACGCCGGTCCCCAGCTGGTGCCGCCGCAGCCCGCGCAGCCGCCGCGCGCCAATCCGGGCTGGGCCCGGCAGCCGTCGGAGGACCCCCGTACGGGCGCCGCGGCCCCGGTGGCCGCCGCCCTCTCCGTACAGCTGCCCGGGGTCGCGGCTCCGATCGGCCCCGGCCTCAGGCTGGCGGACGCCGTCGGTCCGCTTCCCGGTTCGCCGCCCGGTACGGGCTGGGTCCGCCGCCCGACCGGGCAGTTCAACGGCGTCACCCCCGCCCCGGTGCTGCCGCCGGCCCCGCCCACCCCCTCTTCGCCTTCGCTGCTGCCCGACGGCACCGGCCGCTGGCGGCCCTGGCGGTTCCGGATGTCCAATGACGTCTGGGGCACCCCGATCGTCGACGGCGGCCTGCTCTACGTCACCTCCTTCGAGGTCCACGCCCTGGACACCGGTACCGGCCGCCGCCAGTTCAAGACCCGTGACGTGGCCTGGTCGATGGCGCTCGAAGGCGGCCGTATCCACGCCTCCGACGGTCCCAGCCTCTATGCCCTCGACGCCGCCGACGGCCGGGAGCGGTGGCGGCTGTCCACCGATTCCTGGGTCTACTCCCTCCAGGCCGACCGCGGCACGGTCCTCACCGGCACCCGCGGCGGCGGCGTCCAGGCCTGGGAGGCGTCCGGCGGCGACCGGCTGTGGGAGCTGACGGGCGCCCAGTCCGAGTTCGAGACCGTCGAGGGCGGCCCGGTCATCGCCGGGGACACGGTGTACGTCTGGAAGGAAGCCCGGCTGCGGGCGCTGGAGGCCCGTACCGGCACGGAACGCTGGTCCTATCCCGTCGGCGACGCCGCGTCCTGCGGCAATGTGCCGGTGCGGATCCACCCCGCGAGCGACGGCTTCGTCTATGTCTCGGCCGGCGCCCGCGTCATCGCGCTGGACATCGCCACCGGCCGGGTCCGCTGGCATTTCGAGGCGCCCGCGGTCTTCCTCTCGCCGCCCGCCTTCGCCGCCGGGCCCGCGGTCGCGGGCGGCGGTGTCTATCTCGCGGACTACCTCGGCACGGTGTACGCCCTGGACGCGACCACCGGCAAGGACCGCTGGCGGATCGCCACCGAGGCCCGCCAGTCCACCGAGCCGGTGCTCGTCACGGGCGGCAATGTCCATGTCGGCAGTGGCAGTGCGCTCTACACCCTCAACGCCGTCACCGGCACCCCGCTGTGGCGGTTCGCGGCGGGCGGCGAGGTCGTCGGCGCGCCCGTCGCCGCCGACGGCCGGGTCCACTTCGGCTCCGCCGACCATGTGCTGTACACGCTCGACGCGACGGGCGGCCAGCTGCGGTGGAAACTGGCGACGGGCGGTGAGATCACCGGCTCCCCGGTGGTCCGGGACGGTGTGGTGTACGCGTGCAGCAAGGACCGCTGTGTGTACGCGCTGGACGCGGTGAAGGGTACGGCGACGGGCCGCAGGTGA
- a CDS encoding TetR family transcriptional regulator: MTGQVRTVDGRVAGRRGQATRQKLLDCLGEMLSTSPYRDVKVIDVARKAGTSPATFYQYFPDVEGAVLEIAEDMAKEGAALTGLVAGRSWVGKAAWQTAEELVDGFLDFWRRNDAILRVVDLGAAEGDKRFYKIRMKILNSVTNSLTDAVKELQAKGRVDKDINPAAVSGSLVAMLAAVASHQKGFTTWGVKQAELRPNLALLVHLGITGKKPPK, encoded by the coding sequence ATGACAGGACAAGTACGCACTGTCGACGGCCGAGTGGCCGGACGACGCGGCCAGGCGACGCGGCAGAAGCTGCTCGACTGCCTCGGCGAGATGCTCAGCACATCGCCGTACCGGGACGTCAAGGTCATCGACGTAGCCCGGAAAGCGGGAACCTCCCCCGCGACCTTCTACCAGTACTTCCCCGACGTCGAAGGCGCCGTCCTCGAAATCGCCGAGGACATGGCCAAAGAAGGCGCCGCCCTCACCGGACTGGTCGCCGGACGCTCCTGGGTCGGCAAAGCCGCCTGGCAGACGGCCGAAGAACTCGTCGACGGCTTCCTCGACTTCTGGCGCCGCAACGACGCGATCCTCCGAGTCGTCGACCTGGGCGCAGCCGAAGGCGACAAGCGGTTCTACAAAATCCGCATGAAGATCCTCAACTCGGTCACCAACTCCCTCACCGACGCCGTGAAAGAGCTCCAGGCCAAGGGCCGAGTCGACAAGGACATCAACCCGGCAGCCGTCTCCGGCTCCCTGGTAGCCATGCTGGCGGCGGTCGCATCCCACCAGAAGGGGTTCACCACCTGGGGCGTGAAGCAGGCCGAACTCCGCCCGAACCTGGCACTACTGGTCCACCTCGGCATCACCGGCAAAAAGCCGCCTAAATAG
- a CDS encoding L,D-transpeptidase, with translation MRRKKTGERGSKRTGIAGAAAVALLTGVVAVAGPGSAPAAGAAPARADDCTAGTGPYQRALEEYLKRPVDGVQSPADCVAIRNFQAVNDIQPTDGYANLMTYRTMVAVKARANPNAAGECPVRDYRVTCIDLDRQLLWVQRGRSVVFNPVPIRTGRDSEETRLGWHTIYWRSRDHVSTVYDDAPMPYAQFFNEGQALHGRLDDLYDGGGSAGCVNLKLADAAALWDLLDIDDALYIWGVKPGTEG, from the coding sequence ATGCGACGGAAGAAGACTGGGGAGCGTGGCAGCAAGCGCACGGGTATAGCCGGTGCCGCCGCGGTCGCGCTGCTGACCGGGGTGGTCGCCGTGGCCGGGCCCGGCAGTGCCCCGGCGGCCGGGGCGGCCCCGGCGCGGGCCGACGACTGCACGGCGGGTACGGGGCCCTACCAGCGGGCCTTGGAGGAGTATCTGAAGCGGCCCGTGGACGGGGTTCAGTCACCCGCCGACTGTGTGGCCATCCGTAATTTCCAGGCCGTGAACGACATCCAGCCCACCGACGGCTACGCGAATCTGATGACGTACCGCACGATGGTCGCCGTCAAGGCCCGGGCCAATCCGAACGCGGCTGGCGAGTGCCCGGTCCGCGACTACCGGGTCACCTGCATTGACCTCGACCGGCAGCTGCTGTGGGTGCAGCGCGGCCGGAGCGTCGTCTTCAACCCGGTGCCGATCCGCACCGGCCGGGACAGCGAGGAGACCCGGCTCGGCTGGCACACGATCTACTGGCGCAGCCGTGATCATGTCTCCACCGTCTACGACGACGCACCCATGCCGTACGCCCAGTTCTTCAACGAGGGGCAGGCGCTGCACGGGCGGCTCGACGACCTCTACGACGGCGGCGGCTCGGCGGGCTGCGTCAATCTGAAGCTGGCGGACGCGGCGGCGCTGTGGGATCTGCTGGACATCGACGACGCGCTCTACATATGGGGTGTGAAGCCGGGCACCGAGGGCTGA